The genome window CCAGAACTAAATGAGACTTCTTGTTTCTTTAAAGCTTGGtcaataaaattttgattttctcCATTGTGATAGGTGAGAAGTAGTATCTCAgggtagtgtttttttttaattaaaaaaatacaatgttacattagtttcaggtgtaaaggtagttttaatttgcatttgtgttATGAGTGAGGCTGAGCATCCTTTCAAATGGCTGAGAGATGCTTGCCACTGTCAGCGTCTCTAGCTCGTTTTCCTGTAGAACAgttgatcttttccttttttaatatggattctttttttttttaaagattttatttatttatttgtcagagagagagagagcacaaacagggagaggcagcaggcagaaggagaagcatgctctccgctgagcagggagtctgatgcgggactcgatccaggaccctgggatcatgacctgagctgaaggcaggcgcttaaccgactgagccacccaggcatcccgatcttttccttttttaaaaaaaagattttatttatttatttgagagagagagagggagcatgaacgagcaggggggaggggcagaggagagtcGCAAGCAGATCCCGTGCACAGCATGGACCCCAacacggggctagatcccaggatcatgaccctgagatcacaacccgagctgaaaccaagaatcggatgcttaactgactgtgccacccagatgccctgatcttttccttttattagcTCTTTCTGTATTAAGGATATTAATCCTTTGTAACATTCCCCCAACTTTTCCACTTACTGTTTTACTTTGCTTATGCTGCTTTTTGCcatgcaaacatttttctttaattttcttttttagaattttttaaaagattatttatttactcatttgtcagagagagtgcgcgctcgcacaagcagggggagcggcaggcagagggagaagcaggctcccccttgagcagggagcctgatgcgcggctcagtcccaggaccatgggatcatgacctgagctgaaggcagacgcttaaccgactgagccacccaggcgtccctctttgtttaattttcatgttaaaaagCTTTCCTGTTACATCTTTTCTTGTTTGATATTCCAAATAGATGTTATAATCAACTTCTGTAACTCCAGAGATgttagttttatttgtatttataatcaagttcttttttttttttttaagattttatttatttattcataagagacagagagagagaaagagagaggcagaggcagaggaagaagcaggctccccgctaagcggggaacctgatgcaggactcaatcccaggaccctgggatcatgacctgagccgaaggcagacgcttaaccatctgagccacccaggcgccctataatcaAGTTACTCTAAGAAtgggattttcatttttataacagaCTTCAGGAAACTGATCTCTTAATAGTGTTGAGCCCTCCTCtccaaggtgggggtggggctttcCATTTCCAAAGTCTGCTTGTATGACTTTAGGAGTATTTTGTAAACTTCCCTCATGCAAATTTTGGACATGTACTATTAAGTTTATGCTTagatatctcattttaaaatttattttgctttcataaatgaggtcttttccattttgtctgtgaacttatttttgtatgtatgaaGGCTgttgattttatgattttataattttattaaagtaataaatTCTCTCATTGCTTATTGTATTTTCATTAATTGTTCAGGGCTTTCCAGACATAGTCATATCCTCTGAAAATAAGGAaagttttttctcttcctttatgatCTTAATCAGCTAATTGctttctcttgtctgattgcACTAAAATACCCTTATTTAAAAATGCctgaattaggggcacctgggtggctcagttggttgattgtctgactcttgattccggctcaggtcgtgatctcagggtgttgaGATCAAGTtgcgcaccctctctctctcaaataaataaatacatctttaaaatgtctGAGTAATAGTGGGCTGGAGAATGGGTGTAAGCAGCTTGCTCTGGCTTCCATAGGAGAGCCGCCCCTCTCCCCATTAGGTGAGACGCCAACATCTGGGTTTTATCTTGTGAAGGAAATGTCTATCACTTCttattttattgagtatttataaACCTGCATTAGTGTTGAGTTTTGTCTCATGCcttctttttttcatctatagAGGTAATCATGATTTTCCCCTTAGTTCTGTGAATATGATGGACTGTGTTCTTAGGATTTCTAATATTGGAACCAGCCTTGCATTCTTGGAATAACCCGCATGAGGTCATGGTATATTGCTTTCTTAATATACTTTGGATTTGctttgctaacattttattgaagGTGGTTAAGTTGATACTCATAAGTGAAATTagttggtagttttttttttaatggtgtggCTTTTGTCAGGTTTTGGGATTGTTTTGCTAATTTCATAAgatgaatttggaatttttcctttttttttccccttttttttgaAGTACTTTGAATAGCCGTAAGATTGTCGGCTCTTCAAAGGGTTTGAAGAGTTCCCCGATGAATTTGTTGTGTGGGTGGCTTCCAAGTTCTTAAGTACGATCTTACCTTCCTGGAAGTCATGAGACTGCTGTGACCTGTGGCGTCTCCTCAGCGGCTCCCCGGTGCTCATGGAGGTCAGGGCTGTCCCGGTGCTGTGGGGATCTGTTGACTTCGGTCAGTCTACCGCAAGGTCTCACTGTCCCTGTGTCTCCCTGTAGGTATGGGGCTGACGTCGACGTCAACCACCACCTGACTCCTGACATCCGGCCCCCTTTCTCCCGGCGCCTCACCTCCTTGGTGGTCTGCCCCTTGTATATCAGCGCAGCCTACCACAACCTCCAGTGCTTCAGGCTGCTTCTCCAGGCGGGGGCGAACCCCGACTTCAACTGCAATGGTCCTGTCAACACGCAGGGCTTCTACAGGGGCTCCCCCGGGTGTGTCATGGATGCCGTCCTGCGTCATGGCTGTGAAGCGGCCTTCGTGAGCCTGCTCGTAGAGTTCGGAGCCAACCTGAACCTGGTGAAGTGGGAATCCTTGGGCCCAGAGTCAAGAGGCAGAAGGAAGGTGGACCCTGAGGCGTTGCAGGTCTTTAAAGAGGCCAGAAGTAAGTGGCCTGAGTTCCCTTCTGACTTGCAGTCTGTGTGGGTTACTTGAATGAATTGAGCTGTAGTGATTAAAACAAACTCTTCCAACAAAGCACTTAGTCAGAATCTGCAGTTAGGGCTAGGAAGTTTCTAGAATACTCCCAGATTGGTCTTTTCAAATTCCTAGACACCAAGAGttgatataaagaaatatataaaagtacaTGTTCAAAGTTCCTGGAATTATAGTCGACTGCTTTACCTCTTTGCTCTGCTTTGTGACCCCAGAGTCCTTCACTTACGCgtggtttttaaatgtttgacaaTAAATTGCAAGCCCTTCCTCCTTTAGGGGTCCTCATGCCCTTTCTTCAGTTCCACTCAAATACCATTACTTTTATTGTGTGATACGTCTGGTTTTTGTTAGAATCGACTCCATAGCTTGCTTATTTATGAAGAAAGATTTTGctaatgaattaataaatcaatGGCCAGATTGTTTGCTGTTGATCTGGAGCTTGGTCTTCGTGTCCGAGGCTCACTCTGGGGCTCAGAAGTGGACCTTGTGCACCTCCTGCCGGCTGCTGTGGGCCCTCTATGACCTGCCCACGCCTGGCCTCCTTCTCGCCTGGGTCTCGAGGACATCTGAGTTGAAAACCTTTTCCCTAACCCTGGCCTCTCACAGAACTTGAGTTCATTGTGTTTCTGTTGTTGGAGTTTCCTAAGCCGGTCATTAAAACGTGCTCCCGGTGAGCCTTCCCCCACAGAGCTGGTTAGTGGTCAGTTGGAGTCGTTCTGAGAGAGGCTGCCTGCCTCGTGCCTGCTTCACAAGGCAGAGACGTGGTTAGGCTTTTGACCCACCACAAAACTGTGAGCCTGCACTCCTCACAGACTGCTCGGCCTGTCTGTCCGGGGTCCCCCGGGAGCTCCTGGGATTGACCAAGAGCAGAGGCTGACGGAGGGTTAGGGTCCGTCGTTCACACCTGTCCCGGCCTTCAGTGGTCAGCTCTTGTTTCTGTCTAGGAAATTAAACCCGGTCAAGGAGGTGCCATCCCGGTGGGCAGGTGCCCCAGGTGAAGATTGCACTCCTTGTGCAGGCGGAGGAGTGGATGACAGACCCTCCTCCCCCGGGCCACTCTCTCTACTGTAAAATTGGGAAGTTGGCAGTGAGCACTCAGGGCAGTTCTGTCAGTCTCAGCCAGCCTCTGGCtaacctccctccctctgtctccctttcttccctcggCGTTCCAGGTGTCCCCAGGACCTTGCTGAGTCTGTGCCGTGTGGCTGTGAGAAGAGCTCTTGGCAAATACCGACTCCATCTGATTCCCTCGCTGCCTCTGCCAGACCCCATAAAAAAGTTTCTGCTTTATGAGTAGAATGCAAGTGCAGCAGTTGATTGCAGTGAGGAGGAAGGTGATCTGCAGTGAAAGTCGACACCGATTCTTGCCCCGGTGAACCACATCCTGTCTGTGCTGCTGACGGAATCCCATTTGGCTGTTGGTAAAGCAGAAACGGCCTTGTTCTCATGGA of Halichoerus grypus chromosome 4, mHalGry1.hap1.1, whole genome shotgun sequence contains these proteins:
- the ASB1 gene encoding ankyrin repeat and SOCS box protein 1, encoding MAEGGGPHGRAGPGPAGPNLKEWLREQFCDHPLEHCEDTRLHDAAYVGDLQTLRNLLQEESYRSRINEKSVWCCGWLPCTPLRIAATAGHGNCVDFLIRKGAEVDLVDVKGQTALYVAVVNGHLESAQILLEAGADPNGSRHHRSTPVYHASRVGRADILKALIRYGADVDVNHHLTPDIRPPFSRRLTSLVVCPLYISAAYHNLQCFRLLLQAGANPDFNCNGPVNTQGFYRGSPGCVMDAVLRHGCEAAFVSLLVEFGANLNLVKWESLGPESRGRRKVDPEALQVFKEARSVPRTLLSLCRVAVRRALGKYRLHLIPSLPLPDPIKKFLLYE